In the genome of Deinococcus carri, one region contains:
- a CDS encoding DUF4388 domain-containing protein, whose protein sequence is MVRGDLAVFPFMPVMQMLLSSGRAGRLSVAHARGGELWFEPGEVVHARVGALTGEAALQVLSSLDSGQFTFAPDVPPTERTLALRQGVALRRLIDDADAWQGLLRVFPDWNRPLRFTPRWTEAQPVTQAQYVALSLIPEGLPLKTLLERVGQPPRQTLETLRPFLTAGLVEVG, encoded by the coding sequence ATGGTGCGCGGTGATCTGGCGGTCTTTCCCTTCATGCCTGTCATGCAGATGCTGCTGTCGAGCGGGCGGGCCGGGCGGCTGAGTGTGGCGCACGCGCGGGGCGGCGAGCTGTGGTTCGAGCCGGGCGAGGTGGTCCACGCGCGGGTGGGGGCGCTGACGGGCGAGGCAGCGCTGCAAGTGCTGAGCAGCCTGGACAGCGGCCAGTTCACCTTCGCGCCGGACGTGCCCCCCACCGAGCGGACGCTGGCGCTGCGGCAGGGCGTGGCCCTGCGCCGCCTGATCGACGACGCGGACGCCTGGCAGGGTCTGCTGCGCGTGTTTCCCGACTGGAACCGCCCCTTGCGCTTCACCCCCCGCTGGACTGAGGCCCAGCCCGTGACCCAGGCGCAGTACGTGGCCCTCAGCCTGATCCCCGAGGGCCTGCCCCTCAAGACTCTGCTGGAGCGCGTCGGCCAGCCCCCGCGTCAGACGCTGGAAACGCTGCGGCCCTTCCTGACGGCGGGCCTGGTGGAGGTGGGCTGA
- a CDS encoding valine--tRNA ligase, with protein sequence MTDTNMNPSLPSQDAAGTDAAAAVALDRAFDPAAVEPAWAARWRSEPFRADASSGKPPFTIVIPPPNVTGSLHLGHALDNTLIDTLIRYKRMAGFEALYLPGTDHASIAVHVLLEKQLKDEGQTKHDLGREAFLERAWAWREESGGTIFRQLARLGVSADWTRERFTMDESLSKAVRAQFVKLYHEGLAYRGERIVNWDPAGQTTVSDMEVDREVRKGKMYTLSYKLEDSQTPASNGESGEIRIATVRPETIFADQAIAVHPEDERFAHLVGKRARIPLTDRLVPIIADGAVEREFGVGALKITPAHDPTDFEVGERHGLARPSVIDLHGNLTSDLVPAEFRGLERFAARKAVVKALTESGDLLEEKDHDTAIGLSERTKVPVEPIVSTQWFVHVKPMAQRVLEGLDAGEIQLTPERYGKVNRDWLENIRDWNISRQLWWGHQIPAWYDEEGNVYVPDPENPDLDCDQDPRYAHLNLRRDPDVFDTWFSSNLWPFSTLGWPDTDCEDYRKFYPTQVLVTGYDILFFWVARMEMAGYAMTGQAPFGTVMLHGLYLDAKGQKMSKSKGNGIDPLELFDQYGVDACRFAFTSLSTGGQDIRHDPRRFEQGRNFANKLWNAARFALLRLSEAAPQLTDHDDLTRYVRSAVNPADHPPLRSSEVLATLRTRDDLTLADRWIISRLNAVTAEASAQLDAYDIGAAIRTLYAFTWDEFCDWYIEAAKPALAAGQLGTLATLKAVLEHILKLLHPFMPFITSELYASLGHRRQLALHAWPQFEAALHDAGATRAFDALRAAVSAARSLKNELGLSPQDRLNVAVEGDLSATVQENARVVEGIARVTLVPALEGRTLSAVEQGVSVRAPLEGTVDIADWLGKQKKRLAELDKQIKQAQGKLGNAGFVARAPQEVIEEERRRVQDFGAQKERLEAVLAQF encoded by the coding sequence ATGACCGACACCAACATGAATCCATCCCTTCCATCCCAGGACGCCGCCGGCACTGACGCTGCTGCTGCCGTGGCCCTCGACAGGGCCTTCGACCCCGCCGCCGTCGAACCCGCCTGGGCCGCGCGCTGGCGCAGCGAGCCGTTCCGCGCCGACGCCAGCAGCGGCAAACCGCCCTTCACCATCGTGATTCCGCCGCCGAACGTGACCGGCAGCTTGCACCTGGGGCACGCGCTGGACAACACGCTGATCGACACGCTGATTCGTTACAAGCGCATGGCAGGCTTCGAGGCGCTGTACCTGCCGGGCACGGACCACGCCAGTATCGCCGTGCATGTGCTGCTGGAAAAACAACTGAAGGACGAGGGCCAGACGAAACACGACCTGGGCCGCGAGGCCTTTCTGGAGCGGGCCTGGGCCTGGCGCGAGGAATCGGGCGGGACCATCTTCAGGCAACTGGCCCGCCTCGGTGTCTCGGCGGACTGGACCCGCGAGCGCTTCACGATGGACGAGAGCCTCTCCAAGGCCGTGCGTGCGCAGTTCGTGAAGCTGTACCACGAGGGCCTCGCCTACCGTGGCGAGCGTATCGTGAACTGGGACCCGGCGGGGCAGACCACTGTGTCCGATATGGAAGTGGACCGCGAGGTCCGCAAGGGCAAGATGTACACCCTCAGTTACAAGCTGGAGGACTCGCAGACCCCCGCCAGCAATGGGGAAAGCGGCGAGATTCGCATCGCCACCGTGCGCCCCGAGACCATCTTCGCGGACCAGGCGATTGCCGTTCATCCCGAGGACGAACGCTTCGCGCACCTCGTCGGCAAACGGGCGCGCATTCCCCTCACCGACCGCCTCGTGCCCATCATCGCGGACGGGGCGGTGGAGCGGGAGTTCGGGGTGGGGGCGCTGAAAATCACGCCCGCGCACGACCCGACCGACTTCGAGGTGGGGGAGCGGCACGGCCTGGCGCGGCCCAGCGTGATCGACCTGCACGGCAACCTCACGTCCGACCTCGTGCCGGCAGAGTTCCGGGGCCTGGAACGCTTCGCGGCGCGCAAGGCCGTGGTCAAGGCCCTGACCGAATCCGGCGACCTGCTGGAGGAAAAGGACCACGACACCGCCATCGGCCTGTCCGAGCGCACCAAGGTGCCGGTCGAACCCATCGTGAGTACCCAGTGGTTCGTCCACGTGAAGCCGATGGCGCAGCGGGTGCTGGAGGGGCTGGACGCGGGCGAGATTCAGCTCACGCCCGAGCGATACGGCAAGGTCAACCGCGACTGGCTGGAGAACATCCGCGACTGGAACATTTCCCGCCAGCTCTGGTGGGGCCACCAGATTCCCGCCTGGTACGACGAGGAGGGCAACGTCTACGTGCCCGACCCCGAGAATCCCGACCTCGACTGCGACCAGGACCCGCGCTACGCGCACCTCAACCTGCGGCGCGACCCGGACGTGTTCGACACCTGGTTCAGCAGCAACCTGTGGCCCTTTTCCACCCTGGGCTGGCCCGATACCGATTGCGAGGACTACCGCAAGTTCTACCCGACGCAGGTGCTGGTGACGGGTTACGACATCCTGTTCTTCTGGGTGGCGCGCATGGAGATGGCCGGGTACGCGATGACCGGGCAGGCCCCCTTCGGCACGGTGATGCTGCACGGCCTGTATCTGGACGCCAAGGGCCAGAAGATGTCCAAGAGCAAGGGCAACGGCATCGACCCGCTGGAACTGTTCGACCAGTACGGCGTGGACGCCTGCCGCTTCGCCTTCACCAGCCTCAGCACCGGCGGGCAGGACATCCGGCACGACCCCCGGCGCTTCGAGCAGGGGCGCAACTTCGCCAACAAGCTCTGGAACGCGGCCCGTTTCGCGCTGCTGCGCCTGTCGGAAGCCGCGCCGCAACTCACGGACCATGACGACCTGACCCGTTATGTCCGCAGCGCCGTGAACCCCGCTGACCATCCGCCCCTGCGCAGCAGCGAGGTGCTGGCGACCCTGCGGACGCGCGACGACCTCACCCTGGCCGACCGCTGGATCATCAGCCGCCTGAACGCGGTGACGGCGGAGGCGAGCGCACAGCTCGACGCCTATGACATCGGCGCGGCCATCCGCACCCTGTATGCCTTCACCTGGGACGAGTTCTGCGACTGGTACATCGAGGCGGCCAAGCCCGCCCTCGCCGCCGGGCAACTGGGCACGCTCGCCACGCTGAAGGCCGTGCTGGAGCACATCCTCAAGCTGCTGCATCCCTTCATGCCCTTTATCACCTCCGAGCTGTACGCCTCGCTGGGCCACCGCCGCCAGCTCGCGCTGCATGCCTGGCCGCAGTTCGAGGCCGCGCTGCACGACGCCGGGGCCACCCGCGCCTTCGATGCCCTGCGCGCCGCCGTGAGTGCCGCCCGCAGCCTCAAGAACGAGCTGGGCCTCTCGCCCCAGGACCGCCTGAACGTGGCCGTGGAGGGCGATTTGAGCGCCACCGTGCAGGAGAACGCCCGCGTGGTAGAGGGCATTGCCCGCGTGACGCTGGTGCCCGCACTGGAGGGCCGGACGCTGAGCGCCGTGGAACAGGGCGTGAGCGTGCGCGCGCCGCTGGAAGGCACCGTGGACATCGCGGACTGGCTGGGCAAGCAGAAAAAGCGCCTGGCGGAACTCGACAAGCAGATCAAGCAGGCGCAGGGCAAGCTCGGTAACGCCGGTTTCGTGGCCCGCGCCCCCCAGGAAGTGATCGAGGAAGAACGCCGCCGGGTGCAGGACTTCGGGGCGCAGAAAGAACGGCTGGAGGCGGTGCTGGCGCAGTTCTGA
- a CDS encoding aminotransferase class V-fold PLP-dependent enzyme — protein MPALRPDIDPHGLLEYSVVYTDRSLNHMSAAFQEVMRDLSAELKAVYHADAVAMIPGSGTSAMEAVVDQLAQGERCLVIRNGWFSYRWTQIFEMSRVPEAVTVLRAGEQGTGRQQPYAPAPIGEAVAAIRREKPALVFAPHVETSSGIILPEDYIRQLAQATHEAGGLLVIDAIASGAVWLDMRALGIDILITAPQKGWSSTPCAGVVLMSAAAAERVDATDSVSFTLDLKKWLNIMRAYEGGGFAYHATLPTDGLRQFRDTVLEMKAFGFERAKAAQWDLGGRVRQVLKEAGFASVAAEGYQAPGVVVCYTDADAIHTGKAFAQAGVQIAAGVPLQVGEGQDFKTFRVGLFGLDKLADVEGTVRRFEEGLGRVLAGAGIPAGR, from the coding sequence ATGCCTGCCCTGCGACCCGATATCGACCCCCACGGCCTGCTGGAATACTCGGTGGTCTACACCGACCGCTCGCTCAACCACATGTCCGCCGCGTTCCAGGAGGTGATGCGCGACCTCTCCGCCGAACTGAAGGCGGTGTATCACGCCGACGCCGTGGCGATGATTCCGGGGTCGGGCACCTCCGCGATGGAGGCGGTGGTGGACCAGCTCGCACAGGGCGAGCGCTGCCTGGTCATTCGCAACGGGTGGTTCAGCTACCGCTGGACGCAGATTTTCGAGATGAGCCGCGTGCCGGAAGCCGTGACCGTGCTGAGGGCCGGGGAGCAGGGCACGGGCCGCCAGCAGCCCTACGCGCCCGCACCCATCGGGGAGGCGGTGGCCGCCATCCGCCGCGAGAAACCCGCGCTGGTGTTCGCGCCGCACGTGGAAACCTCGTCGGGCATCATTTTGCCGGAAGACTACATTCGCCAGCTCGCCCAGGCGACGCACGAGGCGGGCGGGCTGCTGGTGATCGACGCCATCGCCTCCGGGGCCGTGTGGCTGGACATGCGGGCGCTGGGCATCGACATTCTGATTACCGCGCCGCAGAAGGGCTGGAGCAGCACGCCCTGCGCTGGGGTGGTCCTGATGAGCGCGGCCGCCGCAGAGCGGGTGGACGCGACCGACTCGGTGAGCTTCACCCTCGACCTGAAAAAGTGGCTGAACATCATGCGCGCCTACGAGGGGGGCGGCTTCGCGTATCACGCCACCCTGCCCACCGACGGCCTGCGCCAGTTCCGCGACACGGTGCTGGAGATGAAGGCCTTCGGGTTCGAGCGGGCAAAGGCGGCGCAGTGGGACCTGGGCGGGCGCGTCCGCCAGGTGCTGAAGGAGGCAGGCTTCGCCAGCGTCGCCGCCGAGGGGTACCAGGCCCCCGGCGTGGTCGTCTGCTACACCGACGCGGACGCCATCCACACGGGCAAGGCGTTCGCTCAGGCGGGGGTGCAGATTGCCGCGGGCGTGCCGCTCCAGGTGGGCGAGGGGCAGGACTTCAAGACCTTCCGCGTGGGCCTGTTCGGGCTGGACAAGCTGGCGGACGTGGAGGGCACGGTGCGCCGCTTCGAGGAGGGCCTCGGGCGGGTGCTGGCGGGGGCTGGAATCCCGGCGGGCCGGTAG
- a CDS encoding Nif3-like dinuclear metal center hexameric protein, translating into MPPTLTQLADWLRTELDEPEPLRRDGPPEVRRLALALEPADLPPALEADALFLHRARRVGSHWPGRGVLAAHDGFDARLTTGPNRRLARTLGWTDVEEVTWEGRLVGLAAAPPQGDWQAFRAALQAELGGEDTSWPPEPPAGPLRLALMNAMNPALLGAAAQQGVRVYLTGELRPSAVGAARAHGLGVVALGHRRTELWGLRQLARELRAAFPGLQTGVFPDPGFNFD; encoded by the coding sequence TTGCCACCCACCCTGACCCAGCTCGCCGACTGGCTGCGGACCGAGCTGGACGAGCCGGAGCCGCTGCGCCGGGACGGCCCGCCGGAGGTGCGCCGCCTGGCCCTCGCCCTGGAACCCGCCGACCTGCCGCCCGCTCTGGAGGCCGACGCCCTCTTTCTGCACCGCGCCCGGCGGGTGGGGAGCCACTGGCCGGGACGGGGGGTGCTGGCCGCCCACGACGGCTTCGACGCGCGGCTCACCACCGGACCGAACCGCAGGCTCGCCCGCACCCTGGGCTGGACGGACGTGGAGGAAGTGACCTGGGAGGGCCGACTCGTGGGCCTGGCCGCGGCTCCCCCGCAAGGCGACTGGCAGGCGTTCCGCGCCGCCCTTCAGGCCGAGCTGGGCGGCGAGGACACATCCTGGCCGCCGGAGCCACCCGCCGGACCGCTGAGACTGGCCCTGATGAACGCGATGAATCCGGCACTATTGGGGGCCGCAGCGCAGCAGGGGGTCCGCGTGTACCTCACCGGGGAGCTGCGCCCGTCGGCAGTGGGGGCGGCGCGGGCGCATGGCCTGGGGGTGGTCGCGCTGGGGCACCGCCGGACCGAGCTGTGGGGCCTGCGGCAACTGGCGCGAGAGCTGCGGGCCGCCTTTCCGGGCCTCCAGACGGGCGTCTTTCCGGACCCTGGGTTCAACTTCGACTGA
- a CDS encoding AAA family ATPase has product MSGHPAPTLFLLVGLPGAGKTTLARRLEQEHSALRLTPDEWMRPLFGASESDNKRAVLEHDLLWSVAARALSLGVNVVLDYGFWSREERELYRERARALGVRAELHMLDVPLEELWRRLEERNRNLPPATFPVTREELLEWDGWFQRPDAAELARWAELG; this is encoded by the coding sequence TTGAGCGGTCATCCTGCGCCCACCCTCTTTCTCCTCGTCGGCCTCCCCGGTGCGGGCAAGACCACGCTGGCGCGGCGGCTGGAGCAGGAGCATTCGGCGCTGCGCCTGACGCCGGACGAGTGGATGCGGCCGCTGTTCGGCGCGAGCGAGTCGGACAACAAACGGGCGGTGCTGGAACACGACCTGCTGTGGAGCGTGGCGGCGCGTGCCTTGAGCCTGGGCGTCAATGTAGTGCTGGATTACGGCTTCTGGTCCAGGGAGGAACGCGAGCTGTACCGCGAGCGGGCGAGGGCGCTGGGCGTGCGGGCCGAATTGCACATGCTGGACGTGCCGCTGGAGGAGTTGTGGCGGCGGCTGGAGGAGCGCAACAGGAACCTTCCGCCCGCCACGTTTCCGGTCACGCGGGAGGAACTGCTCGAATGGGACGGCTGGTTTCAGCGGCCTGACGCGGCAGAACTCGCGCGGTGGGCGGAGCTGGGCTAA
- a CDS encoding cysteine desulfurase family protein, whose translation MIYLDYAATYPMTPEALAAYLEAAALPGNPASVHAAGQAARERLEEGRARVAAALGVDARTLIANGGGTEGDNHVLLGVAQAWEEAHGQPGHLVTTLTEHSAVLAPARWLESRGWAVTFLAPDVQGRYTPEQLAEALREDTALVSIHHANNELGTVQDTPALAAVAAARGVPYHTDAVQAPGVLPLDLTGWGVTFATFSAHKWGGPRGVGFLYLKRGAVLPAVTLGGGQEGGLRPGTQNTAGVYAAGVALTHAEAAREETFAHLTRVRDRFLAGVADIPGLRVNQPADASPKVASVTLPGADGEALLMNLDLLGVSASAGSACAAGTMQPSHVLTAIGLGEADARATLRFSFGRATTETEVDAAADALRQAAEWSRG comes from the coding sequence ATGATTTACCTCGACTACGCCGCCACCTACCCCATGACGCCGGAGGCGCTGGCCGCCTATCTGGAAGCCGCCGCGCTGCCCGGCAATCCCGCCTCCGTCCACGCCGCAGGTCAGGCTGCCCGCGAGCGGCTGGAAGAAGGCCGCGCCCGTGTCGCCGCCGCTCTCGGCGTGGATGCCCGCACCCTGATTGCTAACGGTGGGGGCACCGAGGGCGACAATCACGTGCTGCTGGGTGTGGCCCAAGCCTGGGAGGAAGCGCACGGACAACCCGGCCACCTCGTCACCACCCTGACTGAGCATTCCGCCGTGCTGGCCCCGGCCCGCTGGCTGGAGTCGCGCGGCTGGGCCGTGACCTTTCTGGCACCGGATGTGCAGGGACGTTACACGCCTGAGCAACTCGCGGAGGCGCTGCGGGAGGACACAGCCCTCGTCTCCATCCACCACGCGAACAACGAACTGGGCACGGTGCAGGACACACCCGCCCTTGCTGCCGTGGCTGCCGCGCGGGGCGTCCCCTACCACACCGACGCGGTGCAGGCCCCCGGCGTGCTGCCCCTCGACCTCACTGGCTGGGGCGTCACCTTCGCCACCTTCAGCGCCCACAAGTGGGGCGGGCCGCGCGGCGTGGGCTTCCTGTACCTGAAGCGCGGCGCGGTTCTTCCCGCCGTCACGCTCGGGGGCGGCCAGGAGGGTGGCCTGCGCCCCGGCACCCAGAACACGGCGGGCGTGTACGCAGCGGGAGTGGCCCTGACCCACGCGGAGGCGGCACGGGAGGAGACGTTCGCCCACCTGACCCGTGTCCGTGACCGTTTCCTGGCGGGGGTCGCGGATATTCCCGGCCTACGCGTGAACCAGCCCGCGGACGCCAGCCCCAAGGTCGCCTCCGTCACCCTGCCCGGCGCGGACGGTGAGGCGCTCCTCATGAACCTGGACCTGCTGGGCGTCTCGGCCAGCGCCGGGAGCGCCTGCGCCGCCGGGACCATGCAGCCCAGCCACGTCCTGACCGCCATCGGCCTGGGCGAGGCGGACGCCCGCGCCACCCTGCGCTTCAGCTTCGGGCGGGCGACCACCGAAACCGAGGTGGACGCGGCGGCGGACGCGCTGCGGCAGGCGGCGGAGTGGAGCCGGGGTTAG
- a CDS encoding PASTA domain-containing protein: MTGQAAAVIDGKYQVVRELAREGHVTLSEVRAGEGVTRRVAWFDVASPAARQGFHAYRAALRAIAPAGLTDVVARPGAYYAVWQPVSGTPLAEVAAQPKQQAEVALAVQALAARLAEHGYALPDADVVVDGQDVRVAYLRPAPEGRTPEEALRLNEGALAPFRGGRVKRKRQPGAWLTFVPGLFFLGGAAYLGAQATQVYLNPPVHEVAGVTGQSAQDAARKLTSAGFQVDYAKGDAAGLPIGAVIRQDPAAGTNLPVGRLVTLTVNNPPSLSVPKLEELTVDQARASLRDNALALGKVIRVDGTLTKTPEGRIIAQVPEAGADLQRGQPVQVMVSTGVRGKETWLTNLTGLTYDAARKHAQVAGLVVTRVLQQASDAPENTVLEQTPAPYVRVPVGSPVTLTVATARYTPPSQPAGSLPLPPPYVPPVPEETDPAQTGSDQTDQATPDQNGPGQVTPDQGGQTEPSTGTPAPTPQEIPATPAPDTSSPSTPGANARTVHFRYAFPGDLPAGSYTVAVRDADGEREVQGATDSTQLAGAVAEGDVQVRGDATFIIRQNGNEYATVTP, translated from the coding sequence ATGACGGGTCAGGCGGCAGCAGTCATAGACGGAAAGTACCAGGTCGTGCGGGAACTCGCGCGCGAGGGGCACGTGACCCTCAGCGAGGTTCGCGCCGGGGAGGGGGTCACGCGCCGGGTGGCGTGGTTCGACGTGGCCTCCCCGGCAGCGCGGCAGGGCTTTCACGCGTACCGCGCCGCCCTGCGCGCCATCGCCCCGGCGGGCCTGACTGACGTGGTCGCCCGGCCCGGAGCCTATTACGCGGTGTGGCAGCCGGTGAGCGGCACACCCCTCGCGGAGGTCGCCGCGCAGCCCAAGCAGCAGGCGGAGGTCGCCCTGGCGGTGCAGGCCCTCGCCGCGCGGCTGGCCGAGCACGGCTACGCCCTCCCCGACGCCGACGTGGTCGTGGACGGCCAGGACGTGCGCGTAGCGTACCTGCGCCCGGCCCCCGAGGGCCGCACCCCCGAGGAGGCCCTGCGCCTGAACGAGGGGGCGCTCGCGCCCTTCCGGGGGGGGCGCGTGAAGCGCAAGCGGCAGCCGGGCGCATGGCTGACCTTCGTGCCGGGGCTGTTTTTCCTGGGGGGGGCCGCCTACCTGGGCGCGCAGGCCACCCAGGTCTACCTCAACCCCCCGGTCCATGAGGTGGCGGGCGTGACCGGCCAGTCCGCGCAGGACGCCGCCCGCAAGCTCACGTCGGCGGGCTTCCAGGTGGACTACGCCAAGGGGGACGCGGCGGGGCTGCCCATCGGCGCGGTGATTCGCCAGGACCCGGCGGCGGGCACCAATCTCCCGGTGGGCCGCCTCGTCACGCTGACGGTCAACAACCCGCCCTCCCTCAGCGTGCCCAAGCTGGAGGAACTCACGGTGGACCAGGCCCGCGCCTCCCTGCGCGACAATGCCCTCGCGCTGGGCAAGGTCATCCGGGTGGACGGCACCCTTACCAAGACGCCGGAAGGCCGCATCATCGCGCAGGTGCCCGAGGCGGGAGCCGACCTGCAACGCGGGCAGCCCGTGCAGGTGATGGTGTCTACCGGCGTGCGCGGCAAGGAAACCTGGCTGACCAACCTGACCGGCCTGACCTACGACGCCGCCCGCAAACACGCCCAGGTTGCCGGGCTGGTCGTGACCCGCGTGCTTCAGCAGGCCAGCGACGCCCCCGAGAACACCGTCCTGGAGCAGACCCCCGCCCCCTACGTGCGCGTGCCGGTGGGCAGCCCCGTGACCCTGACGGTCGCCACCGCCCGCTACACCCCGCCCAGCCAGCCCGCCGGAAGCCTGCCCCTGCCCCCGCCCTACGTGCCGCCCGTGCCCGAGGAGACTGACCCGGCGCAGACCGGTTCCGACCAGACGGACCAGGCGACCCCGGACCAGAATGGCCCCGGCCAGGTTACCCCGGACCAGGGCGGCCAGACGGAACCCTCCACCGGGACTCCCGCGCCCACCCCGCAGGAGATTCCGGCCACCCCGGCCCCCGACACCTCCTCCCCGTCCACGCCGGGGGCGAACGCGCGAACGGTCCACTTCCGCTACGCCTTCCCCGGCGACCTGCCCGCGGGCAGCTACACCGTCGCCGTGCGCGACGCCGACGGCGAGCGCGAGGTGCAGGGCGCGACCGACAGCACGCAACTGGCCGGGGCTGTGGCCGAGGGCGACGTGCAGGTGCGCGGCGACGCCACGTTCATCATCCGGCAGAACGGCAACGAGTACGCGACCGTCACGCCCTGA
- a CDS encoding AzlD domain-containing protein, which translates to MSAVLVIGLMWLVTYPVRLLGLSLGRLRLPPFWLAFLRFVPVGVFAALIVPDVLGSPEWPRRLVAALLGGLLMWRTRHLALGILGGFAAYWAARLLGG; encoded by the coding sequence ATGAGTGCCGTCCTCGTCATCGGGCTGATGTGGCTGGTCACATACCCGGTGCGGCTGCTGGGCCTCAGCCTGGGCCGCTTGCGGCTGCCGCCCTTCTGGCTGGCCTTTTTGCGCTTCGTGCCCGTCGGCGTCTTTGCCGCCCTGATCGTCCCCGACGTGCTGGGCAGCCCTGAGTGGCCCCGCCGCCTGGTCGCCGCGCTGCTGGGGGGCCTGCTGATGTGGCGCACCCGCCACCTCGCCCTGGGGATTCTGGGAGGCTTCGCGGCGTACTGGGCGGCGCGGCTGCTGGGGGGGTAA
- a CDS encoding AzlC family ABC transporter permease has translation MFPLWLGMVPFAVAYAVTARAAGLGVWETQLMSLSVFAGASQFAAAGLFAGGASAWGIVATTFLLNARHVLYGLSLSRQVPLTRPQRVLAAQFLTDEAYGMAVVNGPREPGGLSFAFLLGAELSLYTVWNAATFAGSLAGAVLPDPAALGVGVIFPLAFLGLLVPLLVDRQAVLVALASGLGAWGLARVLPGGLVILLAGVGGALLGAFLVTRGPARLEERA, from the coding sequence ATGTTTCCGCTGTGGCTGGGCATGGTGCCCTTCGCGGTCGCCTACGCCGTCACGGCGCGGGCGGCGGGGCTGGGGGTGTGGGAAACGCAACTGATGAGCCTGAGCGTCTTCGCGGGCGCTTCGCAGTTCGCGGCCGCCGGACTTTTCGCTGGCGGGGCCTCCGCCTGGGGCATCGTCGCCACCACCTTTTTGCTGAACGCGCGGCATGTGCTGTACGGCCTGAGCCTCTCCCGGCAGGTGCCCCTGACCCGCCCGCAGCGTGTGCTGGCGGCGCAGTTCCTGACCGACGAGGCGTACGGCATGGCGGTGGTGAACGGGCCACGCGAGCCGGGCGGCCTGAGTTTCGCCTTCTTGCTGGGGGCCGAACTCAGCCTGTACACGGTGTGGAATGCCGCGACGTTCGCCGGGTCGCTGGCGGGCGCGGTGCTGCCGGACCCCGCCGCCCTGGGCGTGGGTGTGATTTTCCCGCTGGCCTTCCTGGGGTTGCTGGTGCCGCTGCTGGTGGACCGTCAGGCGGTGCTGGTCGCGCTGGCGTCCGGGCTGGGGGCGTGGGGCCTCGCGCGCGTCTTGCCGGGCGGGCTGGTCATTCTGCTGGCCGGGGTGGGCGGGGCGCTGCTGGGGGCGTTCCTGGTCACGCGGGGGCCAGCCCGCCTGGAGGAGCGGGCATGA
- a CDS encoding AraC family transcriptional regulator, translated as MRPQPPSGEWATFRRALDLPGVETLAAHYVTHRYMPHVHDKLALALIEGGAEGFRYRGAQRVALPGQLAIVQAGEPHTGEAATAGGWMYRVLYLDPAWFSGEGLSPTGGFAEAVVNDPELAALVRRAHRALAAPTATSLAREALLRGVLALLIRRYADARPPGAPLPDHRPDHWAVRQVQALLDASPETALNLSDLSVLVGLSPAHLARSFRQVVGMPPHTYQMLARVRLARDLLHEGVPPADAALRSGFADQAHLTRVFKRVVGVPPGAYVRDGRA; from the coding sequence GTGAGGCCACAGCCGCCTTCCGGGGAGTGGGCAACCTTCAGGCGTGCCCTGGACCTGCCGGGCGTGGAAACGCTGGCCGCCCATTACGTCACCCACCGCTACATGCCGCACGTTCACGACAAGCTGGCGCTGGCGCTGATTGAGGGGGGCGCGGAGGGCTTTCGTTACCGGGGGGCGCAGCGGGTGGCCCTGCCGGGACAGCTGGCCATCGTGCAGGCCGGCGAACCCCATACCGGCGAGGCGGCGACGGCGGGCGGCTGGATGTACCGGGTCCTGTATCTCGACCCGGCGTGGTTCTCCGGGGAGGGCCTTTCCCCCACCGGGGGCTTTGCCGAGGCCGTGGTGAATGATCCCGAGTTGGCGGCCCTGGTGCGCCGGGCACACCGGGCGCTGGCCGCCCCCACGGCCACCTCGCTGGCGCGGGAAGCGCTGCTGCGGGGCGTGCTGGCCCTGCTGATTCGCCGTTATGCCGATGCCCGGCCGCCGGGAGCGCCGTTGCCCGACCACCGGCCCGACCACTGGGCGGTGCGTCAGGTGCAGGCGCTGCTGGACGCCTCGCCGGAAACGGCTCTGAACCTGAGCGACCTATCGGTGCTGGTGGGCCTGAGTCCCGCGCACCTCGCCCGCTCCTTCCGGCAGGTGGTGGGGATGCCGCCGCACACGTACCAGATGCTCGCCCGCGTGCGGCTGGCCCGCGACCTGCTGCATGAAGGGGTGCCCCCCGCCGACGCTGCCCTGCGCTCCGGCTTCGCGGATCAGGCGCACCTGACGAGGGTGTTCAAGCGGGTGGTGGGCGTTCCCCCTGGTGCTTACGTCCGGGACGGGAGAGCTTGA